The genome window GGCACGTTCTTTCTTGGGAAACCATTCCGCCACGGACTTGATGGCTGCCGGAAAGTTCCCGGCCTCTCCTAAACCCAACAAGGCTCTGACAACGCCAAACCCAAATGTGCTGTTGACGGCGGCGTGTAAGATCGCGGCAATACTCCAAACAATAATTGAGATGATATAGCCCATCTTGGTCCCGATGCGGTCAATGACGCGCCCGAACAAGAGCAAACCAATGGCATAGGACGCCGAGAAGGCCATAACAATTCGGCTATAATCCGTCTCGGTCCAATCGAATTCTACCTCTAGCGCTGGTTTTAACAGACCTATTACCTGCCGATCCAGGTAGTTGATGGTGGTAGCGAAAAACAAGAGGGCTACAATGGTCCAGCGGTAGTTACCGTTTGGCTTGTTCATACAGGTTCAGAAATGTAAGGTGTAACGACTTCGAGGAGGTGTGCGACCTGTTGCCGCAGTGTTTCGGGTGTTAGATTAGGCCCGGCAAACAGTTGGGAGCCGATGCCTACGCAGGTGACGCCCGCCCGGAACCAAGAATTAAGACTATCAGCCGTGGGTTCTACGCCCCCCGTTACCATCAGTTGCAACTGCGGCATGGGTCCTTTTATCGCCCGGATGAAGCCTGGACCAACTACATTTCCTGGAAATACCTTAACCAGCTTAGCCCCCAGCAATGTCGCCTGGTAAATCTCATTTAAGGTTGAACCGGCGGGCATCCAGGGAATACCGTGTTTGTGACACACTTCACCTACGGCAATGGTCGTCACTGGCTGCACCACGAAATCAGCGCC of Tellurirhabdus bombi contains these proteins:
- a CDS encoding beta/alpha barrel domain-containing protein; this encodes MSRFSSEEIVTKCRRSPIVPVFYHADAAHAKTLVGACYEGGLRVFEFTNRGEAALSVFKELVAFAKESCPDLALGIGTILTPEDAELFIEAGADFVVQPVTTIAVGEVCHKHGIPWMPAGSTLNEIYQATLLGAKLVKVFPGNVVGPGFIRAIKGPMPQLQLMVTGGVEPTADSLNSWFRAGVTCVGIGSQLFAGPNLTPETLRQQVAHLLEVVTPYISEPV